CGACCTCCGCGGCAAGCTTGCGGTGGGTGCCTTTCTTCCTCCAGACCTCGAACAACCCGCGATCCCCGATTAATGCCCGGCCCGCCATCGCCAGAACGGCGCAGACCGACAGCGTGAGGAAAAGACGTCGCTTGAAGGAAACCGGCGGCGCGGCGGCGGTCCGGCGCATCAAGCCCCTCCCGAGGAACGGGTGTACACGGCAAGGCCGCGATAGCGGGCGCGGGTCCCGAGTTCCTCCTCGATGCGCAGGAGCCGGTTGTACTTGGCCACCCTCTCGGAGCGGGCCGGGGCGCCCGTCTTAATCTGTCCCAGATTCAAAGCCACCGCAAGGTCGGCAATCGTCGTGTCCTCCGTCTCGCCGGATCGGTGCGAAACCACGCAAGCATAGCCGGAGCCGCGCGCCAGGTCGATGGCGTCCCGGGTCTCGGTGAGCGTGCCGATCTGGTTCAGCTTGATCAGGATGGCGTTGGCCACCTTCTTCCGGATTCCCTCCCGCAGGATCGCCGGGTTGGTCACGAAGAGGTCGTCACCCACCAGCTGGAGTCCGCTTCCCAGCTCGCGCGTGAGCTCCGACCAGCCGTCCCAATCCCCCTCCGCCAGCCCGTCCTCGATGCTGACAATCGGGTAGCGCGCCGCCAGGTCGGCGTAGAAAGCCACCATGTCGCGCGACGAGCGTTCCGGCGGAGACTCCGCTTCGAGGACATAGCGGCCGTCGCGAAAAAACTCGGAAGCCGCCGCGTCCAGGCAGAGGACGAAGTCCTTGCCGGGCCGGTACCCGGCCGCGCCGCCGGCCTCGAGGATGCAATCCAAGGCCTCGGAGTGCGAGGCGAAGCGCGGAGCGAAGCCCCCTTCGTCGCCCACCGCAGTCGACAGGCCCTTGCTCTTGAGAACGGATTTGAGCCGCTGATAGATCTCGGCCGCCATGCGGAGCCCCTCCCGGAACGAGGGTGCCCCGGCGGGGGCGATCATGAACTCCTGGATATCGAGGTTGTTGTCGGCATGAACGCCGCCGTTGACGATGTTCAGCATCGGTACCGGGAGCTCGACGGCCGCATCGCCTCCCAGGTGGCGGTACAAGGGCAGCCCCGCGGCCGCGGCCGCGGCGCGCGCCACCGCCAGCGACACGCCGAGCAGGGCGTTGGCGCCGAGGCGGGATTTCGTTTCGCTGCCGTCGATCTGGATCATTTTTCGATCCACGCCGGCCTGATCGGCGGCCTCCATCCCTTTCAAGGCGGGCAGCAGAGTGGCCGTGACGTTGCGCGCCGCCGTGAGGACGCCTTTTCCAAGGTAGCGTTCCTTCTCGCCGTCTCGCAGCTCCAGGGCCTCACGCGAGCCGGTCGATGCTCCCGACGGGACGGCGGCGCGGCCGCGCGAACCGTCGGAGAGGACGGCTTCTACCTCGAGCGTCGGATTGCCCCGGGAGTCGAGAATCTCACGGGCCAGCAGGGTCTCGATCTTCGCCAACTTTCCACCTCTCGAGTACGTGGGCCCTGGAAGGCTCAGCGCGCCTGGATGAGCGCCCTGCCGGCGTCCAGAAGACGGGCGAGGTCCCGGGGGCTGCGGGCCTCCGCGTAACAGCGCGCCACCGGCTCGGTCCCCGAGAGGCGCGCGAAAAACCAGGAGCCGTCCTGGAAGATCAGCAGCGGACCATCGTGCCGCTCGATGCGGGCCACCTTGCGGCCCGCCAGCGACTCCGGAGGATTCTCCAGGCGCAGGCGCAGCTCTTCGATCTGCTCCGAATCGAGCCGATAGTCCTCTCGCCTCGACACGCGCTGCGGAATGCGGCGAAACAGGTCCTGGATCTGATGGTGCAGGGGCTTGCGGCGGAAGGCCACCATCTCGGCGATCAGGCAGCCGGCCAGCAAACCGTCGTTCTCCGGGACGTGTCCGCGCAAAGTCATGCCGGCGCTCTCCTCGCAGGCCAGAAACGCGCGGCCGCTGGAAAGCAGCGGCCGGGCTTCCTGCGATCCCACAGGAGTCTCGAAGATCGAGACGCCGTGCAGGGCCGCGACATCATCCAGGAGACGGGTCGTGGCGACGCTGCGCGCGATGCCGGAGCCCGGTCGGCGGGTCTCGAGCAGGTAATCCGCCAGCAGAGGCAGCAGGAAGTTGGCCGGCACGAAGCGCCCGCCCCGGTCGACGACTCCGAAGCGGTCGGCGTCGCCGTCGGTGGCCAGGCCCAAATGGGCGCCGCGGCGCCGCACCTCCTCGATCAGCGGTGCCAGGTGGCGCTCGCTGCAATCGGGCAGCAGCCCGCCGAAGGTCACGTCGCGCCCCGTCCTGATGGAGCTGACCCGGGCTGCGGCGCCCACCAGGGCGGGCAGGTGATCGCCTCCCGCTCCATGCCCGGAATCCCACACGAGCTTCAGCCGCCCGCGAGCCAGAACCCGCGGCCGGAAGTGGCGTCTCACGGCCTTGCGATACTCGGGGGCCGCATCGATTTGTTTGACGCGGCTCGGATCGAGAGGCGGCGCAGGCGACGGGTCGGGGTTCTCGCGCAGGATGGCCTCGACACTGCGCATCATTTCCGGGGGGGCGGGCAGGCCGTCGCGCACCGCGATCTTCATGCCATGGTACTCCGAGGTCTGGTGCCCGCCGGTCAGATGGATGGCGCCGTCGAAGCGGCCGTGGAGCACCGCGTGCGAAACTGCCGGAGTCGGCACGAAGCCGGCGGAGAGAACGGGCCTGACGCCTTCGGCGTGGAGCACGGAGGCGACTTCACGGGAAAAATGCTCGGAGAGAAAGCGGGTGTCGTAGCCGATGAAGACGCGCGGGGATTTGGGCGCAGCGGCGGCGCGAAAGCAGCGCGCCACGGCCCGCGTCACGCGGCGCACGTTGCTGAAAGTGAAATCATCGCCGAGAATCCCTCGCCAGCCGGATGCTCCGAAGGCGATGGGTGGGGTGGGCATGCGCTGGATGTCTCTCCGCCATCCGCATCAAAGGACCGCAGAACGGACCGTTCTGACGGACCGGCGGGGACTATAACACAGGCAGGAACTCCTGACAAGCGAATGATTTGTGAGCGATCCGCGCCTTGACAGCCACCCCCTCGGGCACTATACTTCCGACGACTTGGCACGCCATCGGGGGAGAAGCCGAACTCATGGAAAACGACGCCATTCTGGTTCTGTCCACCGCGTCCTCGGAAAAGGAAGCCATGATGATCGCCCAGGCGCTGGTGGAGCACGAGCTCGCCGCCTGCGTGAACGTGGTGCCCGCGATCCGGTCCATCTATCGATGGAAGGGAAAGATCTGGAACGAGGTGGAGAACATGCTGTTCATCAAGACCACCTCGCCGCAGCTCGAAGAGCTCAAGAAGATGATCAAGGAGCTCCATTCCTACGAGCTCCCGGAAGTTCTGGCGGTGAAGATCGACGATGGTGAGAAGAACGTCCTGAACTGGATCGGCTCGTCGGTCAAGGGGGGCCGCGAGCGTTTCTGAACGGCCGCCTCAGACTTCCTGAAGTCCCGCCTGCAGGTCGTCCCGGATGTCCTCCACATCCTCAACACCCACCGAGATCCTCACCAGACCTTCGGTGAACCCCTGCTTCTCGCGCTCCGCCTGCGGAATCGAGGCATGCGTCATCGAGGCCGGGTGACAG
This genomic interval from Candidatus Polarisedimenticolia bacterium contains the following:
- the eno gene encoding phosphopyruvate hydratase, with product MAKIETLLAREILDSRGNPTLEVEAVLSDGSRGRAAVPSGASTGSREALELRDGEKERYLGKGVLTAARNVTATLLPALKGMEAADQAGVDRKMIQIDGSETKSRLGANALLGVSLAVARAAAAAAGLPLYRHLGGDAAVELPVPMLNIVNGGVHADNNLDIQEFMIAPAGAPSFREGLRMAAEIYQRLKSVLKSKGLSTAVGDEGGFAPRFASHSEALDCILEAGGAAGYRPGKDFVLCLDAAASEFFRDGRYVLEAESPPERSSRDMVAFYADLAARYPIVSIEDGLAEGDWDGWSELTRELGSGLQLVGDDLFVTNPAILREGIRKKVANAILIKLNQIGTLTETRDAIDLARGSGYACVVSHRSGETEDTTIADLAVALNLGQIKTGAPARSERVAKYNRLLRIEEELGTRARYRGLAVYTRSSGGA
- a CDS encoding phosphoglucomutase/phosphomannomutase family protein, which gives rise to MPTPPIAFGASGWRGILGDDFTFSNVRRVTRAVARCFRAAAAPKSPRVFIGYDTRFLSEHFSREVASVLHAEGVRPVLSAGFVPTPAVSHAVLHGRFDGAIHLTGGHQTSEYHGMKIAVRDGLPAPPEMMRSVEAILRENPDPSPAPPLDPSRVKQIDAAPEYRKAVRRHFRPRVLARGRLKLVWDSGHGAGGDHLPALVGAAARVSSIRTGRDVTFGGLLPDCSERHLAPLIEEVRRRGAHLGLATDGDADRFGVVDRGGRFVPANFLLPLLADYLLETRRPGSGIARSVATTRLLDDVAALHGVSIFETPVGSQEARPLLSSGRAFLACEESAGMTLRGHVPENDGLLAGCLIAEMVAFRRKPLHHQIQDLFRRIPQRVSRREDYRLDSEQIEELRLRLENPPESLAGRKVARIERHDGPLLIFQDGSWFFARLSGTEPVARCYAEARSPRDLARLLDAGRALIQAR
- the cutA gene encoding divalent-cation tolerance protein CutA, with protein sequence MENDAILVLSTASSEKEAMMIAQALVEHELAACVNVVPAIRSIYRWKGKIWNEVENMLFIKTTSPQLEELKKMIKELHSYELPEVLAVKIDDGEKNVLNWIGSSVKGGRERF